The DNA segment TTCTTGATTTCGCGATATGTTGCCATAAGAAAAAGAGTAGTACTGCATACAACGCATATTTTCATAAACGTTCCACTCTCTAAAAATAAACTACAAAAAGCCCACACGCATAAGGTAAAAGCAATAATTTTCAACACGCAAAAAAATCTAATAGAACATAAATATTTATACAACACGACCTCGCCCTCGTCGAGCTTGACGTTTTCAGGCAAGTCCGCCAGCTCGTCGTCCGGCGCCTTGCGCGTCAAATTCGGCTCACTCATCGCCCGCATCCTCCGTTCGCACGATGAGGCTCTTTGGCAGGTTAAATTTCTCGATCACTTCGCACTCTTTCGCCCTCATCTCGCCCGCGTCGCTCTCGTGATCGTAGCCTAGCACGTGAAGCAGTCCGTGCGTGAAAAGCAGCGCCGTTTCGTCATCCTCGCAGTGACCCAGCTCGGCGGCTTTAGCAGCGACTAGCTCGGTGTTTATCACGATACAGCCAAGCGGCGCGTGTAGCTGCATCTCAAGCGGAAAACTCAGCACGTCCGTGGTCTCGTAGATGCCGCGCTGGCGGACGTTTATCTCCTTCATCTCCTCGGCATCCACAAAGCTTAGCTCCACCTCGCCCGCGGTCAAATAGTCGCAAATTTGATCCAAGATCCTCGGATAATCGTCCTCGCAAAGTATCATTTTTGGCTTTCCTTTAGTAAAATTTGAGTATGATTTTAGCGAAAATTTTGGTCAAATTTAATAAAGCCAAATTTGCTAAAAACGGTATCGGCGTCAAATTTTAATTTTTCTATTTCTTTGGAGGCGGAAGGGGTTTCTACTTACGAAGCGTCGCCCCTTCCGCCCCCAAGCCCCCACCTACCCCACTGCACGTTCAAGGTGGCGACATAGCTTTGCTCTGCGAGCAAAGCATCGCGGGTTTTGTAAATTTTAATGGAGGCAAATTTGACATTTTCAAAGTGCGGGTCTCAGTGAATAAAAATTTAAAGCTGAAATTCGTAAATTTGACTTCAAGTTTAAATAGGAAAACCAAGGCGAAGTATTTTGAGATGATTTTTGGGGTTTTGAAGTTAAAATTTGACGAAGATAAGGCATGTAGCCTATCGAGTCAAATTTTAACGAAATCCGCAAAAAGCGCTCAAAAGACAAGCCGAAAAAAGGAGAAAAAGTGAAAAAAGCGGTTTGCATAATGAGCGGCGGCATGGACAGCACCCTCTGCGCCGTCCTCGCTAAACGCGCAGGCTACGAGATCGTCGCGCTGCATTTTGACTATGGACAGCGAACGATGGAGCGCGAAAAGCTAGCCTTTGAGCAGATCTGCGAGCGTATCGGCGCGCTAAAAAAGGTAAATTTAGACGCCCATTTTATAGCAAGTATCGGCGGCAACGCGCTAACGGACGAGAACCTAGCCATCCGTAAAGACGGCGCCAAGCCCGACACCCCTAGCACCTACGTGCCGTTTCGCAACGGTATCTTTATCTCTATCGCCGCCGCGCTAGCCGAAAAAGAGGGTGCGCAGGCGCTATACATCGGCATCGTCGAGGAGGACGGCTCGGGCTACCCCGACTGCACGGCGGATTTTATCGCCAAGATAGAAAGCGCCGTGAATGCCGGCACCTCAAAGGATTTTAGCCTGCGTATAGAGACGCCACTGGTAAATTTAAGCAAGGCCGGCATCGTGCGAAAGTCGCTAGAGGCTGGCTCTCCGCTGGAGCTAACGTGGAGCTGCTACGAGCTCGAGGACGAGGCCTGCGGCGAATGCGATAGCTGCCGCCTGAGACTGCGAGGATTTGAGCTTGCGGGCGAAAAAGATAGGATAAAATACGCAAATTTAAAGTAAAATTTGGACGCGTGCGGTTTAAATATTTGCGTAAACCGAATCGCCGTAAATTTGAAAGAGCAAAAAGTTGATCTCCGCCGTATTTATCTCACTGCTAGCACTCATTTACTTGCGCCAGCGGCGCGGTTTTTGGGCTATTTACGCGGACCGGCCGTATATTTTAGGCTCCAGCGATGTACCGGCCGCTTCCGTCGCTAAGCCTATCGACATAAGCAAAAAAAGAAATAAGGCGGATTTCCTCGCGAGGATTGAAAAATCTTCGTATCCATAGATTACGGCATTCCACTACAAACAAAGCTCGACCCGGATACCAGCGATAAACTGATGCAAAAATACTTCCGCTCCGGCAAAAACTACGATTTCCCCAAGCCGCCTTTAAAATTTCAGCTAACTAAAAGGCTATGACGACAGGATCATATCAGATAACGTTGTTGATGCACAAATAACCGTCAAATTTGCTTTTGCAAGAGCGCTTTTTTATCAAAAACTAAAGCCCGGAGTACAAGGTCGCAGTAGAAACCGCGGGACATCCTGAGCTAAAAGATCACGATACGCAAATCACCGTTAATTATGATTTTGCGAAGCGGATGGCTAATTTAACCAAAATCCAAACCGCCGCAATTGACCGCAGAGATACCGAGCGCGTTGCTTAAATTCGTCTGCATCATTGTCGCTTTGTCTCTAGAGTTTAGCAACACGACTAGGGCGGTTATTTGAGCCGAGCTTGGCGAAATTTGACGATTTCCGTCCTTCAAATTTTGGAATAAAATTAAATATTTTTCAAATTCGTATCAAAGCTTTTGCGAGCGAAATTTAATCAATCAAATTTAACGACAAATTTGGCGATAGCGAGCGGATAAATTAAAGATTAAATCAAATTTGCGACTGCGAGAAAGTTAAGGCTCAAAATACGCGCTAAATTTGAGTTTTTATAAAATTTCACCGAACAAATCAGGCTCGGGCGCGGCCAAATTTAGCATCGCTTCAAGCTCTTCTTTTTGGCATTTAACGAGCGCGTAGTGAAAATTTGAAAGATTTTTTAGCTCGGCAAGCTCCTTAAATCTCATCGTAGCTGCCGCGCTTCCAGCAAAATCCTCCGGCACGCAGATCTCGATGCCGCCGCTAAAATTTCGCGCGAGAAACGCCACCTCCATATCAAAAAGCTCGTCATCGCTCTCTGCGATAAAGGCCTGAGAGCTCGCGCCAAAAGGCACGACGCGAAAATTTTTATTTATAAAAATAGGCTCGAAATGCCCCAAATTTCGCGTGTCGCCGAGCTTAAAAGAAAAGCCCGCGCGGATCAGATACCTCAAAAGTCCGCAAAGATAGTGCATGAAAACTTTTGGAAAATTTAAGTTTGGATAATAAACGCCCTCGCAAACGACGCTGGAGGCAAACAGCGAGCCGCCCTGCGCGCAAACCGCGTCCACATCGCTAAAGACGGTGTCGTAAAGCGGCGCGATCTTGGATAAAATTTTAAGATCGCCCGTGAAAAATAGATCCCCCGTGCCCGCTTTCATTATCTTTATAAAAAGTTGCGTTGCATCCTCAGGAAGCAAGCTGGCTGCGTTGCCGCCGGCGTTTTTGCCTAGGCTCATACGCGCGAGCAAGGCCTTTTGTACGGGATTAACGGAGCAAAATTTGAGATTTTTGTAGCTGGCCTCAAAGCGCATTAGCCGCATCAGCGCGGCACTCAGGCTATCGACCTTGATAAAGGCGACTTCGGGATCGATGACTTCGCATCTTTGCTCGACGAGCACGGCATAGGCGCCGTTTGCGACGGCCGCGGCTATCTCGTCCGCGCCTGCGCCAAGCCCGATGTAGGCGTAGCCTTGGCGCACGTTCTTGCTCTCAAACGCAAAGCCCTCCACGGCGCTGACGCTTGGTTTATTTAGCGCTTCGCCGTTGATGAGGCGCCTTAGGTTTTCGATATTCACGCTGTTTTAGCCTATTTCTGATCCGTTTTTGACCGTAGCGGTCGGCGCGATGAGGCACAGCGATCCGTCCTCTGCGCTAAGGATCATGCCCTCTGATATATGGCCAAAAATTTTAGCCGGCTTTAGGTTTGCCAGCACGCAGACCTGCTTGCCGACGAGACCCTCAGGAGCGTAAAATTTGGCAATCCCCGATAAAATTTGACGCGGCTGTTCTTCGCCAAGATCGATCTTAAATTTAAGCAGCTTCTCGCTACCTTCGATATTTGAGCACTCAAGCACGGTGCCTACTTTTATGATGCATTTTTTAAAGTCGTCGATTTTTATTTTCGCATCCGATTTTTCTTGCGGCGCGGCGGCGGTTTTAGCAGGTTCGCTTACGCTCGGCACCGCAGTCGCCATCAGCTCTTTTTCGATTTTCGGGAAAAGCGGCTGCGTTTTTTGCGCTTTAAAGTCCAAAATTTCGTTGTTTAAGATGATTTTTTCATAAGTTGCCGTCGAGATCTCAAAACCAAGCGTCTGCGCGATCTTTTCGCAGGTTCTTGGCATCGCCGGGCTTAGCAGGACGGCCACGCGAGCCAGCAGGTTCGCGCACAGCGACACGAGCGCGTTTGCTTCGTCTTTTTTGCCGTTTTTCATTAGATTCCACGGCTCAAATTTAGCTATCGACGCGTTTGCGAGCGTTAGCGCCTTAAAGAGCTCCTCAAGGTAGCGATTCGTGGCGAAACTCTCTAAATTTTTGATAGCGTTTTGCAAGTATTCGTTGCCGCTATCTAAAACCTCGCCGTAAAATTTGCGTAAATTTTCACCCTTTATCTCAAAGTCCGAATACTTTTCGCTCATGCCGACTATACGGCTTAAAAGATTGCCAAGATCATTGCTAAGCTCGGAGTTTATGCGCTCGATCATAGCTTTTTGCGAGAAGTCTCCGTCCTGTCCAAACGGCACTTCGCGTAGCATAAAATAGCGGAAATTTTCCAGTCCGTACGCGTCTGCGACCTCGCTTGGGTTGATGACGTTGCCCTTGCTTTTGCTCATCTTTTCGCCGTCTCTCGTCCACCAGCCGTGAGCTGCGACGCAGCGAGGCAGCGGTAGATCAAGACTCATTAAAAACGCCGGCCAGTACACCGCGTGAAAGCGCAAAATATCCTTGCCTACGATATGCGTCGCGCCCTTCCAGTAGTTCATCTTGTCATCGCCGCGCGTGTAGCCAAGCGTGCTAAGGTAGTTTATGAGCGCATCCAGCCAGACGTACATCACGTGCTTTGGCTCGTTTAGACTAGCAGGCAGCTTCACGCCCCACTCAAAGCTCGTGCGCGTTATCGATAGGTCGCGCAGGCCGCCTTTTACAAAGCTGATGACCTCGTTTTTCTTGCCGCGCGGTACGATGCAGTCCTCGTTCTCCTCGTACCATTTTAGCAGCGCGTCTTGGTATTTTGAAAGTTTGAAAAAATAGCTCTCCTCTTTCACCAAATTCGTCGGCCTGCCGCAGTCCGGACACCTCTCGTCCTCCAAAAGCTGAGTCTGCGTAAAAAAGCTCTCGCAGCTAACGCAGTAGTATCCCTCGTATTCGCCCTTGTAGATGTCGCCTTTTTGATACATCTTAAGAAACGCGTTTTGCGCCGTGAGCTTGTGATAGTCGTCGGTCGTGCGGATAAAATGATCGTAGCTGATCTCAAATTTATCCCACAGCTCCCTAAATTTCGCGCTTATCTCATCGGCGTAGGCTTGCGGCGTGTAGCCCTTTTTTGCGGCGGCTTGTTCGATCTTTTGCCCGTGCTCGTCGGTACCGGTCATAAAGTACGTATCATCGCCCTTTAGCCTCGCAAATCTCGCTACAGTATCGGCTATCACGGTCGTGTATGCGTGTCCGATGTGTGGCACGTCGTTTACGTAATAAATCGGAGTCGTAATATAAGTCGTATTCATATTTTTCCTTTTTAAATTTAAAAATCAAATCCGCCGCCGTCGCCTTTGGACATCGAGATATATACGGCGTCTACGTAGTTTTTGCGGGTTTTGCACTCAAACATCGCCTCGCAGGCAAAGCACGAGTTTAGCCCCTTTTCGCTCTGGCAAGTTTGTAAAATTTCTCTTTGGCGCTCAAGCTCCAGCTCAAATTCGTCTTTTTGAGCTGCGTCCGCTGCGTGCTCGCTCATTTCGCGCTTCCATAAAATTTATGCAGTAAATTTATCTCGTCTTTGGAGCCGAAAAAGCAAGGCGTGGTTTGATGGATTTTCTCCACTTTCATATCAAAAAGCGTTGCCGAGTAACCGTCGCTAGTCGCACCGCCCGCGCGCTCGTAGATAAATGCAAACGGTAGCACCTCAAATAGCGCTCTTAGCTTGCCCTTTGGCGCGTCGGTCGTGGCAGGATAACTAAAAAGCCCGCCGCCTTTTAGCAAAATTTGATGCAGATCGCTCACCATAGCACCTGAGTATCTGAGGCGATATCCCTGCAAAAACAGCTCGCGGATAAATTTAGCATGAGTTTCGCTCCAGCCCTTTTGCGTCGCGCCGGTGGCATTTAGCTTGCCTTTTTGCGCGAGCGATAGATTTTTGATAAATTTAAACTCGCCGTCCCTGCCCAGACGGTAAAGCGCGGGAGCCGTCTCGCCCTCGCAAAGCACTAGCTCTAGGCGCGGGCCGTAAACGACGTAGGCGGCGGCTTTTAGATTTTGCGGCGTTAGCTCGTTTTCATAAATGCCGAAAATCGAGCCGATAGAAAAATTTACGTCCACTAGGCTAGAGCCGTCTAGCGGATCGTAGGCGACGATAAATTTAGCACTCTCGTTTAGAGCCAGCATATCCTCTTTTTCTTCGCTAACGAGCGCTTTTATGCAGGCTAAATTTGCAAACTCGGCCGTGATGATATCGTCGCTTCTCACGTCTAGTTTTAGCTGCGTGTCGCCCGTGGCGTTGGCGTGATCCGTGTAGCCTAGATCGGCGTATTTTATCTCCTCGCCGATTTTTACGGCGATCTTTTTAATCGTATTAAAAATTTCGTTCATTTTAAAACCTTTGCGTTTTTTAGTATCCACTCGCAGATAGCTTGCGTATCGTCCAGATCGAAGTTGGGCTTATCTATGACGTAGTCTTTTTTATAGCTTGCGATCGCATTTGAAAAACTAAGATAATCCTCGTTTATCTCATCTTTAAACACGCTAATGCGCGGCAGCGGTAGGGTTTTTAGCCCCTCGACTAGCAGTAGATCAAACTCGCCCGCCATCTTTACGACGTCCTCGATGCTTTTGCTCTCCTGCGAGAAAAAGGTCGTGCGCGTCGGACTTATGACCACGACATCCGCGCCGATTTGGTTAAATTTGTAGCTGTCCTTACCCTCGACGTCAAATCTCGCCTTATTGCTCGGGTCATGCTTGACGATCACGACCTTTAGTCCGTCATTGATAAATTTTTTGGCGACCTTTAAAATAAGCGTGGTTTTGCCGCTATTTGAAGGTCCCGAAAACGCCATCGCCGCTTTTTTCATTTTTCTCCGAATTTTTGAAATTTACGCGGATTATAGCAAATTTAGGCTTTTTAAAAGCAAAATTTATCTAAAATAAGGCCAAATTTAGCGAGGTTTTAAAATGAAAAAGAGCGTATTTTTTTTAAGTTTTATTTTGGCGTTAGCCGGCTGCGCGGATAAAAAATATATCCATGAACCGCTAAAAAACGAGCTTTTAGCATACACGAGCAAGTCTGAGATCATCGATGCGCAAACCAACATCCTCATCGTCGCGACCTATCTAAACCCGATTTACAGCGAGCTTGCGGGCGAGCAAAAAAGAGAGAAATTCGTCGTGGCCGTGCATCCCAAAGATGTCAAAGTTTTAGAGGAGAGCTTCGTCGCAAACGGCTCGCAGCGAGGCATCACGGTTAGACGCCTGGCCGCGGACGATCCGCTTTTAGAAAAGGTGAGCTTTGAGGTGCCGTGGGCACAGTATTTCGAGGTCGGCACGCCCGAGATTTTAAGCGATAAAATCAACCTTGCGTTCGAAATTTATCCGTCAAGACAGGCGTTTTTAAGCTTTCAAAAAGTGTCGAAATCGATGTACTGGAACGGACAAGCCGTGCATAAATAACGTAGTTTGCAAGCACCTTTTTGCCGTATTCGCGGCTCTCGGCAAAGGGCACGAGTTCCATAGACAAAAAGGGCTCGTAAGCGCCGCCGTTAAAAAGGTCGCCTCGCTGAAGCATCTTTTTAGTAAAGCCGATACCGCCGTTATACGCGTAAGCGACGAAAAGCGGATGATAGAGGTATTTCTCCAAATAATCAAGATGATGATTGGCAAATTTTAGCGCAAGGCGCGGGTCAAACATATCATCCTGATCGAAATTCGGGATTTGCAGCTCTTTTTTGCCGATGTGATTAGCTAAAAACGGCATAAACTGCATCATACCAAGCGCGTAAGAGGTAGAGATGACGGCCGGGATAAAGCGACTCTCCTGTCTGCCGATAGCGTAAAGAAGCGCCTTTCTAGTCGCATTTACGTCCTCTAGCTCACCAACAAACGGCATAACGAAGTAGCTATCCTTGTAGCCGCTCGCTTTTTCCATCAGATAGGCGTACTGCCCCAGCGTCTCTTTGGTATTAAAGATTTCAGAGTATTTTGCGGCGTCCTGCGCGCTCATCTCTTTTATTATCTTAAAGGTCTTTTGCCACAAAAACGGGTCTTTTATGTCGTAGCCCGCTACCTTTTCTTTCGTAGGCGTCGGCGAGACGATGTTTGCGGCGGGGTCGGCGCTTGTTAGCTCATTTGCGTAAAGAGTGTAGATATTTACGTCGCGGCTTTGATTTAGCTTCTCAATATAGCTTTTGTCTTTACTTAGCAGATAGAGCCAAAAAACGGCGTTATCTTTTTTATCTTGCCTATCAAAGGCCACCTCGGCTCTAGCAAAAAACCTCGCCGCGTCTTTTGGCGAATTTAACAAAACCGCGTTGATACCGAGCATAAAAGCGTCCTTACCGGCGAGCTCGGTTTCCTTTATCGCGAGAAAATTTTGCCTAAATTTAGCCGATTTTTTATCGATTATTAGGCTGTTAGCAAGCACGTGAAAATCTTTTTTCAAAGCGAGCAAGTCCATAAAATTCGCATCGAATTTTTTCTCGAATTTATCTTTGCGCGAGGACTGCTTAAAATAAACCAAAAACGCGTCCGCGTCGTTAAATTTGGCAAATTCGTCCTCCGGACGCTTGGCGTTTAGCGCGCTCAAGCGGCGGTAAAGAAGCGGGTCGGAGTTTTTAAATTTATCCGCTAGCTTTTGCCTCGTTTGTTTTTTTAGCTTCATCATAAAAGGCACTCTAAGGCGCTGTTTTTGGCAGGTTACGTTGGCGTCGAGGATATTTTTCGCACCCACGCTATCGCATACGCCTTTAGCTTTTTTGGGCGGTAGGATTACGGCTAGCTCTTTTGCCAGCACGCCTGCTCGGCGAAAGACGTCTTTGTTTAAAATTTGCGCATGCTCTTTGGTATAGTTGCCCTCCTTTAAGAGGCGATAGAAATAGTAATCCTTAGCCAAGCCCTTCGGTTCGTCCTTTATCTCTTCGTAAGTTTTCACGCCGCCAAACGCCGCCGCCGCAAAAATCGCGGGCAGTATAAATTTAAGCAGCATACGCAAACATAAGCCTTACGAAAAATCTATCTATAAACTGAAGCGCCAAAAGTACGATAATGGGCGCTATATCTATGCCGCCGAAAACCGTCGGTATCACGCGGCGGATAGCGGCATAGACGGGTTCGGTGAGGCGGTAGAGCAGCTGCACGATAGGATTATAGGGATCTGGGCGCACCCAGCTTATGATCGCCGCGCCTATGATGATCCACGTGTAGGCGCTGATAACGATGTGCAAGATGCCGCCGATCGCTTCTAAAAATACCGAAAATATCATCGTAAAATTTCCTTTAAATACGGTTTTATAAGCGGATATAGCTCGCTAAGCTCGGGGCCGTGTTCTGCTCCCGTGAGCAAAATCCTAAGCGGCATAAAAAAGCCTTTGCCCTTTAATCCCGTAGCGTCCATAAGGGCCTTTTTTAGCTCGTTAAATTCGCCAAATTCGCTCAAATTTAACGAAGTTGCGGCGGCTTTTATGGCCTCGCAGCCCTCCTTAAACTCATCCGGGATAAATTTGCTCGCAAAAATCGCATCGACCTTGGCTTTTATCTCGGTTAGTAGGCTGCTTTCTTGCGTGTAAAATTTAGCAAGCGCGGCAAATTCGGGCTTTATGCTCATTAGTGCAGCTAGCCTTGTATCGCTTGCTCTTTTGATGTGCTCGCGGTTGATGTGCTCAAGCTGTTTGACGTCAAATTTAGCCGGAGACGCCGAAACCTTCGAGATATCAAACCACTGCGCCGCTTCTTCGATCGTAAAGATTTCAACCGGCGCCTTGTAGCCTAACGAGACGATGTAGTTTGCGATGGCTTCTGGCATAAAGCCTTGAGAGAGCAGCCATTTTACGCTACTTTCGTTCTCGCGTTTGCTCATTTTTTTGCCCTCGACGTTTAGGATGATAGGCAGGTGGGCGTAGTTTATCTTTTGCGCGTAGCCTAGG comes from the Campylobacter rectus genome and includes:
- the ybeY gene encoding rRNA maturation RNase YbeY, which codes for MILCEDDYPRILDQICDYLTAGEVELSFVDAEEMKEINVRQRGIYETTDVLSFPLEMQLHAPLGCIVINTELVAAKAAELGHCEDDETALLFTHGLLHVLGYDHESDAGEMRAKECEVIEKFNLPKSLIVRTEDAGDE
- the queC gene encoding 7-cyano-7-deazaguanine synthase QueC, coding for MKKAVCIMSGGMDSTLCAVLAKRAGYEIVALHFDYGQRTMEREKLAFEQICERIGALKKVNLDAHFIASIGGNALTDENLAIRKDGAKPDTPSTYVPFRNGIFISIAAALAEKEGAQALYIGIVEEDGSGYPDCTADFIAKIESAVNAGTSKDFSLRIETPLVNLSKAGIVRKSLEAGSPLELTWSCYELEDEACGECDSCRLRLRGFELAGEKDRIKYANLK
- the metG gene encoding methionine--tRNA ligase, which gives rise to MNTTYITTPIYYVNDVPHIGHAYTTVIADTVARFARLKGDDTYFMTGTDEHGQKIEQAAAKKGYTPQAYADEISAKFRELWDKFEISYDHFIRTTDDYHKLTAQNAFLKMYQKGDIYKGEYEGYYCVSCESFFTQTQLLEDERCPDCGRPTNLVKEESYFFKLSKYQDALLKWYEENEDCIVPRGKKNEVISFVKGGLRDLSITRTSFEWGVKLPASLNEPKHVMYVWLDALINYLSTLGYTRGDDKMNYWKGATHIVGKDILRFHAVYWPAFLMSLDLPLPRCVAAHGWWTRDGEKMSKSKGNVINPSEVADAYGLENFRYFMLREVPFGQDGDFSQKAMIERINSELSNDLGNLLSRIVGMSEKYSDFEIKGENLRKFYGEVLDSGNEYLQNAIKNLESFATNRYLEELFKALTLANASIAKFEPWNLMKNGKKDEANALVSLCANLLARVAVLLSPAMPRTCEKIAQTLGFEISTATYEKIILNNEILDFKAQKTQPLFPKIEKELMATAVPSVSEPAKTAAAPQEKSDAKIKIDDFKKCIIKVGTVLECSNIEGSEKLLKFKIDLGEEQPRQILSGIAKFYAPEGLVGKQVCVLANLKPAKIFGHISEGMILSAEDGSLCLIAPTATVKNGSEIG
- a CDS encoding class 1 fructose-bisphosphatase, whose amino-acid sequence is MNEIFNTIKKIAVKIGEEIKYADLGYTDHANATGDTQLKLDVRSDDIITAEFANLACIKALVSEEKEDMLALNESAKFIVAYDPLDGSSLVDVNFSIGSIFGIYENELTPQNLKAAAYVVYGPRLELVLCEGETAPALYRLGRDGEFKFIKNLSLAQKGKLNATGATQKGWSETHAKFIRELFLQGYRLRYSGAMVSDLHQILLKGGGLFSYPATTDAPKGKLRALFEVLPFAFIYERAGGATSDGYSATLFDMKVEKIHQTTPCFFGSKDEINLLHKFYGSAK
- the mobB gene encoding molybdopterin-guanine dinucleotide biosynthesis protein B, with translation MKKAAMAFSGPSNSGKTTLILKVAKKFINDGLKVVIVKHDPSNKARFDVEGKDSYKFNQIGADVVVISPTRTTFFSQESKSIEDVVKMAGEFDLLLVEGLKTLPLPRISVFKDEINEDYLSFSNAIASYKKDYVIDKPNFDLDDTQAICEWILKNAKVLK
- a CDS encoding membrane lipoprotein lipid attachment site-containing protein, which encodes MKKSVFFLSFILALAGCADKKYIHEPLKNELLAYTSKSEIIDAQTNILIVATYLNPIYSELAGEQKREKFVVAVHPKDVKVLEESFVANGSQRGITVRRLAADDPLLEKVSFEVPWAQYFEVGTPEILSDKINLAFEIYPSRQAFLSFQKVSKSMYWNGQAVHK
- a CDS encoding lytic transglycosylase domain-containing protein is translated as MRMLLKFILPAIFAAAAFGGVKTYEEIKDEPKGLAKDYYFYRLLKEGNYTKEHAQILNKDVFRRAGVLAKELAVILPPKKAKGVCDSVGAKNILDANVTCQKQRLRVPFMMKLKKQTRQKLADKFKNSDPLLYRRLSALNAKRPEDEFAKFNDADAFLVYFKQSSRKDKFEKKFDANFMDLLALKKDFHVLANSLIIDKKSAKFRQNFLAIKETELAGKDAFMLGINAVLLNSPKDAARFFARAEVAFDRQDKKDNAVFWLYLLSKDKSYIEKLNQSRDVNIYTLYANELTSADPAANIVSPTPTKEKVAGYDIKDPFLWQKTFKIIKEMSAQDAAKYSEIFNTKETLGQYAYLMEKASGYKDSYFVMPFVGELEDVNATRKALLYAIGRQESRFIPAVISTSYALGMMQFMPFLANHIGKKELQIPNFDQDDMFDPRLALKFANHHLDYLEKYLYHPLFVAYAYNGGIGFTKKMLQRGDLFNGGAYEPFLSMELVPFAESREYGKKVLANYVIYARLVRSSTSISTLFESLKTPVLTDKFRTQG
- a CDS encoding YggT family protein; the protein is MIFSVFLEAIGGILHIVISAYTWIIIGAAIISWVRPDPYNPIVQLLYRLTEPVYAAIRRVIPTVFGGIDIAPIIVLLALQFIDRFFVRLMFAYAA
- the gltX gene encoding glutamate--tRNA ligase, with product MYRFAPSPTGDMHLGNLRVAILNYVCSLQDKSGFIIRIEDTDKERNIPGKDKEILEILELFGIKWDTLYYQSKNLKFHREFAAKLLIDKKAFSCFCTESELEAKKEAAKARGEAYRYDGTCEHLNDNEVLNNQKPFVVRMKKPLCTMKFKDAIKGEISFEPENVDSFVIMRADFTPTYNFACAVDDMLEGVTFVIRGEDHVSNTPKQDLIREGLGYAQKINYAHLPIILNVEGKKMSKRENESSVKWLLSQGFMPEAIANYIVSLGYKAPVEIFTIEEAAQWFDISKVSASPAKFDVKQLEHINREHIKRASDTRLAALMSIKPEFAALAKFYTQESSLLTEIKAKVDAIFASKFIPDEFKEGCEAIKAAATSLNLSEFGEFNELKKALMDATGLKGKGFFMPLRILLTGAEHGPELSELYPLIKPYLKEILR